One genomic region from Microcystis panniformis FACHB-1757 encodes:
- a CDS encoding carotenoid oxygenase family protein, whose amino-acid sequence MNMSNKDTVQNTVNVSNFSRSQLGRPDENNLYKAVATIAEGHWPENLSGYVFIVCPFHRKNDRHLFSGEGVIIRWDLQGKNNQVNVYSKKLKTWDSFWRKVLPIFNISQATFPAVVSILGCSEIANTAMVKLEKVSENEQLEETRLILTADAGRYWEVDPVSLDTITPIGYFDQHIVSVPLSIFPVLENTAHPFYDKKTQEFITCELKLKLVSGGMLKDLDKSVYIVLWDQQKQLKPWKLQGAILDGSPHSVIVTEDYIMIPDMPFQMGVAKLLGIRIKPEETYPKTQIYLVKRQDLKEEETTVPSRLITFNGDSYHFLCNYHSTNGQIQLVAIQNATISLTEAIEKDDIQHFTGQGYPPEYHGIPWMFSFDPGVLRKVVIEDARVMSEQAFIHPGWFSTTLYTADPRELEQGYSAIYQVYAGYVRELICRRQYMDCRDQSNRILRDAELPCHDLPSVLAKVPFDKDWNQLTEQISQEKKASDTHVSHLGRGLLDFYVCPDGYILDSIQFIPQEQGYLLTTVLTPTRVLEAWLFNPDNLKDGPIAKLSLPEDVHFGFTLHSEYFEQALPSPRPSVSQVNRVLSALRSLVLVPVEFFLGKPAAIYNRQVKK is encoded by the coding sequence ATGAATATGTCAAACAAAGATACTGTCCAAAATACTGTCAACGTTAGTAATTTTAGTCGCTCGCAACTCGGTCGGCCGGATGAGAACAATTTATATAAGGCAGTCGCCACAATTGCTGAGGGACATTGGCCGGAAAATCTGTCGGGATACGTTTTTATCGTCTGTCCTTTTCATAGAAAAAATGACCGTCATTTGTTCTCTGGCGAAGGTGTAATTATTAGATGGGACTTGCAAGGTAAAAATAATCAAGTTAACGTTTACAGTAAAAAACTAAAAACTTGGGATAGTTTTTGGCGAAAAGTTTTACCTATATTTAATATTAGTCAAGCCACTTTTCCCGCCGTGGTCAGCATTTTGGGTTGTTCAGAAATAGCGAATACTGCTATGGTTAAACTAGAAAAAGTTTCCGAAAATGAACAACTAGAAGAAACCAGATTAATTCTCACTGCCGATGCGGGACGTTACTGGGAAGTGGACCCCGTTTCCCTGGATACTATCACTCCGATTGGTTATTTTGACCAACATATTGTTTCCGTGCCTTTGTCTATTTTCCCAGTCCTAGAAAATACCGCTCACCCCTTCTACGACAAAAAGACCCAAGAATTTATCACCTGTGAATTAAAGCTAAAACTTGTATCGGGAGGTATGTTAAAAGATTTAGATAAATCGGTGTATATTGTTCTTTGGGATCAACAAAAACAACTTAAACCCTGGAAACTACAGGGAGCTATCCTCGATGGTAGTCCCCATTCGGTCATCGTCACCGAGGATTATATCATGATTCCCGATATGCCTTTTCAGATGGGAGTAGCCAAACTATTAGGTATCAGAATCAAGCCTGAAGAAACCTATCCGAAAACTCAAATTTATCTGGTTAAACGTCAAGACCTTAAGGAAGAAGAAACCACCGTTCCCTCGCGATTAATTACCTTCAATGGCGACAGTTATCACTTCCTTTGTAATTACCATAGTACCAACGGTCAAATTCAGCTTGTGGCCATCCAAAACGCCACTATTAGTTTAACCGAAGCGATCGAAAAAGACGATATCCAACATTTTACCGGTCAGGGTTATCCCCCCGAATACCACGGCATTCCCTGGATGTTTTCCTTTGACCCCGGAGTGCTGCGCAAAGTGGTTATCGAAGATGCCAGGGTGATGAGCGAACAAGCTTTCATCCATCCGGGGTGGTTCTCTACCACTCTCTACACCGCCGACCCGCGGGAATTGGAACAGGGATACAGCGCTATTTATCAGGTTTATGCCGGTTATGTGCGCGAATTAATCTGTCGTCGTCAGTATATGGATTGTCGCGACCAGAGTAATCGCATCCTCAGGGATGCCGAACTTCCCTGTCATGACTTGCCCTCGGTATTAGCCAAGGTTCCCTTCGATAAGGATTGGAATCAGTTAACTGAACAGATTAGCCAAGAAAAAAAAGCCAGTGATACTCATGTATCCCATTTAGGTCGGGGACTACTGGATTTTTATGTTTGTCCCGATGGCTATATTTTAGATAGCATTCAGTTTATTCCCCAAGAACAGGGCTATCTATTGACGACGGTTTTAACCCCGACCAGAGTATTAGAAGCTTGGTTATTTAACCCTGACAATCTCAAGGACGGACCGATTGCTAAACTGAGTTTGCCGGAAGATGTTCACTTTGGTTTTACCTTGCATTCCGAGTATTTCGAGCAAGCGCTGCCTTCTCCCCGTCCTTCCGTCTCACAGGTAAATCGAGTTCTTTCAGCCTTGCGGAGTCTGGTCTTGGTTCCCGTAGAATTTTTCCTAGGGAAACCGGCAGCCATTTACAATCGCCAAGTAAAAAAATGA
- a CDS encoding thioredoxin domain-containing protein: MANHLAASESLYLRKHAENPINWWYWCDSALEIARREDKPIFLSIGYSSCHWCTVMEGEAFSDRAIADYLNQYFLPIKVDREERPDIDSIYMQALQMMVGQGGWPLNVFLTPDSLIPFYGGTYFPVQPRFNRPGFLQVLQSVRRYYDEEKEKLSKFTAEMLGALRQSAILPRAETNLAAPYLLATGIETNTAVIRVNPNNYGRPSFPMIPYSHLALQGSRFGDDFEDSLRQAAYQRGEDLALGGIYDHVGGGFHRYTVDSTWTVPHFEKMLYDNGQIVEYLANLWSAGDREAAFERGIKGTVNWLKREMTAPEGYFYAAQDADSFENATDGEPEEGAFYVWSDLELRDYLSTEELGLLQANFTVTAEGNFEGRNVLQRRQGGELGEEIENMLDKLFIRRYGSSQAQLALFPPARDNQEAKTVSWPGRIPAVTDTKMIVAWNSLMISGLARAFAVFGEPLYWKMATQAAEFILKHQWLDGRFQRLNYQGQASVLAQSEDFAYFIKALLDLQTAKPQETRWLEAAIELQGEFDRWFWAEDEGGYFNTASDHSLDLIVQERGHTDNATPSANGIAIANLVRLSRLTENLEYLDRAEKALQSFSTILEESPTACPSLFVALDHYRHGFCLRAPESSIEPLLSRYLPTAVYRVDASLPISTFGLICQGLCCLEPAENLEQLDRQIAGVMRGESILLG; the protein is encoded by the coding sequence ATGGCTAATCATCTGGCTGCATCTGAAAGTCTTTACCTGCGAAAACACGCCGAAAACCCGATCAATTGGTGGTATTGGTGTGACAGCGCCCTAGAAATTGCCAGGAGAGAAGATAAACCGATCTTTCTGTCGATCGGTTATTCTAGCTGTCATTGGTGTACGGTTATGGAAGGAGAAGCTTTTTCTGATCGAGCCATTGCCGATTATCTCAATCAGTATTTTTTACCGATCAAAGTTGATCGGGAGGAAAGACCGGACATCGATAGCATCTATATGCAAGCATTGCAGATGATGGTCGGTCAAGGGGGTTGGCCGCTGAATGTCTTCCTAACACCGGATAGTTTAATTCCCTTCTATGGTGGCACCTATTTTCCCGTGCAACCGCGCTTTAACCGGCCCGGTTTTCTGCAAGTGTTGCAATCGGTACGTCGTTATTATGACGAGGAAAAGGAGAAATTAAGCAAATTTACGGCCGAAATGCTGGGCGCACTGCGTCAATCAGCTATTTTACCGCGAGCAGAGACCAATTTAGCCGCTCCTTACCTTTTAGCCACAGGAATCGAGACAAATACGGCGGTGATTCGGGTTAATCCCAATAACTACGGTCGGCCCAGTTTTCCGATGATTCCATATTCTCATCTGGCTTTGCAGGGTAGTCGCTTTGGTGACGATTTTGAGGATTCCCTCCGGCAAGCGGCCTATCAACGGGGGGAAGATCTGGCCCTGGGGGGAATCTATGACCATGTAGGGGGAGGATTCCATCGTTATACGGTGGATTCGACGTGGACAGTTCCCCATTTTGAAAAAATGCTCTACGATAACGGGCAAATTGTCGAATATTTAGCCAATTTGTGGAGTGCGGGTGATCGAGAGGCGGCCTTTGAGAGAGGGATTAAAGGCACGGTTAACTGGCTAAAACGGGAAATGACCGCCCCAGAAGGTTATTTTTATGCGGCCCAAGATGCCGATAGTTTTGAGAATGCCACGGATGGGGAACCGGAGGAAGGGGCCTTTTATGTCTGGTCGGATCTGGAGTTAAGGGATTATCTCTCGACTGAGGAATTGGGGCTGCTGCAAGCTAATTTTACCGTCACTGCCGAGGGGAATTTTGAGGGTCGTAATGTCCTGCAACGTCGGCAAGGGGGAGAATTAGGGGAGGAGATAGAAAATATGCTCGATAAGTTATTTATTCGGCGTTATGGCAGTTCTCAAGCCCAATTAGCTCTTTTTCCCCCGGCCAGAGACAATCAGGAGGCGAAAACTGTCTCTTGGCCGGGACGCATTCCGGCGGTAACGGATACGAAAATGATCGTCGCTTGGAATAGTTTGATGATTTCCGGTTTAGCCCGGGCCTTTGCCGTCTTTGGTGAACCTTTGTACTGGAAAATGGCTACTCAAGCGGCCGAGTTTATTCTCAAGCATCAGTGGTTAGATGGACGTTTTCAGCGCTTGAATTATCAGGGTCAGGCCTCGGTTTTGGCCCAATCGGAGGATTTTGCCTATTTTATTAAGGCTTTGCTGGACTTGCAAACCGCTAAACCCCAAGAAACTCGCTGGTTAGAGGCGGCTATCGAACTACAGGGGGAATTTGATCGCTGGTTTTGGGCCGAGGATGAGGGGGGATATTTTAATACTGCGTCCGATCATAGTCTCGATCTGATCGTGCAGGAACGGGGTCATACGGATAATGCCACCCCTTCGGCCAACGGAATTGCGATCGCTAATTTGGTGCGTCTGTCGCGATTGACGGAAAATCTAGAATATCTCGATCGGGCCGAAAAGGCCTTGCAATCTTTTAGTACCATCCTAGAAGAGTCCCCCACCGCTTGCCCCAGTTTATTTGTTGCCCTCGATCACTATCGTCACGGTTTCTGTCTGCGCGCCCCGGAAAGCTCGATCGAGCCGCTGTTAAGTCGCTATTTGCCCACTGCGGTGTATCGCGTCGATGCCAGTTTGCCCATTAGCACATTTGGGTTAATTTGTCAAGGGTTATGCTGCCTTGAACCGGCGGAAAATTTAGAACAGTTAGACCGACAAATTGCTGGGGTGATGAGGGGGGAGTCAATACTACTCGGTTAA
- a CDS encoding chromophore lyase CpcT/CpeT, with the protein MLKTSIALGFFLTQSLPLNPQVQGVANHLIGVMDTTQQAQTNSRIAKVQMITCAVDFAPKQDNIYLYQEQAIIDRLNQPYRQRILVIQPSPDNSTVESKAYKLNNAPNFINFCNKDLTERKLNVSDLAESVCTVFLKPIAGGYRGETPPQGCPTNARGAVKITNTIILHSQGMDTSDRGYDSLGQQVWGAQDNFYQFRWQKP; encoded by the coding sequence ATGCTGAAAACTTCGATCGCCCTAGGATTTTTTCTCACTCAATCTTTGCCCCTTAATCCGCAAGTGCAGGGGGTGGCTAATCATTTAATTGGGGTCATGGATACGACGCAACAAGCGCAGACTAACTCCCGCATTGCTAAGGTGCAAATGATTACCTGTGCCGTGGATTTTGCCCCGAAACAGGATAATATTTATCTTTATCAAGAACAGGCGATTATCGATCGCTTAAATCAACCCTATCGTCAAAGAATTTTAGTCATTCAACCTAGCCCCGATAATTCCACTGTGGAATCAAAAGCTTATAAGTTAAATAATGCCCCTAACTTTATTAATTTTTGTAACAAAGACTTGACAGAAAGAAAATTAAATGTATCAGATTTGGCCGAGTCGGTGTGTACTGTATTTTTAAAACCGATAGCGGGGGGTTATCGGGGAGAAACTCCCCCCCAGGGTTGTCCCACGAATGCCAGAGGTGCGGTGAAAATAACTAATACAATTATTCTACATTCCCAGGGCATGGATACCAGCGATCGAGGTTATGATAGCCTTGGGCAGCAGGTATGGGGAGCGCAGGATAATTTCTATCAATTTCGCTGGCAAAAACCCTAA
- the hemB gene encoding porphobilinogen synthase, protein MLIRPRRLRYTPAIRRLVRETELTVNDLIYPLFIMEGENQRVAIPSMPDCYRYSLDLLLKEVVNAYNLGINAIALFPLIAEDKKDNFGRESYNPDGLVPRAVKAIKKEVPEIIIITDVALDPFSIYGHDGIVKDGKILNDETLEVLVKMSLSQAAAGANFVAPSDMMDGRIGAIRRALDAAGYLDVGILAYTAKYASAYYGPFRDALESAPKFGDKKTYQMDGANSREALREASLDITEGADIIMVKPALAYLDIIRRLRDSSHLPVAAYNVSGEYAMIKAAAKQGWIDEKSLILETLISMKRAGADLILTYFAADVALMKQESRF, encoded by the coding sequence ATGCTGATTCGTCCCCGTCGTCTTCGTTATACTCCAGCGATTCGCCGTCTTGTTCGTGAAACTGAATTAACCGTTAATGACTTGATTTATCCCCTCTTTATCATGGAGGGAGAAAATCAAAGGGTTGCTATTCCTTCTATGCCCGATTGTTATCGTTATTCCCTTGATTTATTGCTCAAAGAAGTGGTTAATGCTTATAATTTAGGCATTAATGCCATCGCTCTTTTCCCCCTGATTGCCGAAGATAAAAAAGATAATTTCGGTAGAGAAAGTTATAATCCCGATGGTTTAGTGCCAAGGGCAGTGAAAGCGATCAAAAAAGAAGTCCCTGAAATAATTATTATTACCGATGTTGCTCTCGATCCTTTTTCGATTTATGGTCATGATGGTATTGTTAAGGACGGTAAAATTCTCAACGATGAAACCCTAGAAGTTTTAGTGAAAATGTCGCTCTCACAAGCGGCAGCCGGGGCTAATTTCGTCGCTCCTTCCGATATGATGGATGGTAGGATTGGGGCGATCCGTCGAGCTTTAGATGCGGCTGGCTATTTGGATGTGGGAATTCTCGCTTATACGGCTAAATATGCCTCTGCTTATTATGGTCCCTTCCGAGATGCCTTAGAATCAGCACCAAAATTTGGTGATAAGAAAACCTATCAAATGGATGGGGCTAATAGTCGGGAAGCGTTACGGGAAGCCAGTTTAGACATAACAGAAGGGGCAGATATTATTATGGTTAAGCCCGCTCTGGCCTACCTCGATATTATCCGTCGTCTGCGCGATAGTAGCCATCTTCCCGTCGCCGCTTACAACGTCAGTGGTGAATACGCAATGATTAAAGCGGCAGCGAAACAGGGCTGGATTGACGAAAAAAGCCTGATTTTGGAAACTTTAATCAGTATGAAACGAGCGGGGGCCGATTTGATTTTGACCTATTTTGCTGCCGATGTGGCATTAATGAAACAAGAAAGCCGATTTTAG
- the folE gene encoding GTP cyclohydrolase I FolE, which yields MTLAKSKAIFDNDDYNHFPEVITEPKSPVSEAEMMQAVRTLLLGLGEDPDREGLRDTPKRVVKALKFLTSGYQQSLDELLNGAVFHENANEMVLIRDIDMFSSCEHHILPIIGRAHVAYIPNGKVIGLSKIARICEMYARRLQVQERLTAQIADALQGLLQPQGVAVVIEATHMCMVMRGVEKPGSWTSTSAVRGIFADSAKTRQEFMSLIRHSPDFH from the coding sequence ATGACCTTAGCTAAGTCCAAAGCAATTTTCGACAATGATGACTACAATCACTTTCCCGAAGTGATTACCGAACCTAAATCGCCGGTATCGGAAGCCGAGATGATGCAAGCGGTAAGAACACTGCTGTTAGGATTAGGAGAAGATCCCGATCGCGAAGGTTTACGAGACACTCCTAAACGAGTAGTAAAAGCCCTAAAATTTCTCACTTCTGGTTATCAGCAATCCCTGGATGAATTGCTGAATGGGGCAGTTTTTCACGAGAATGCTAACGAGATGGTTTTAATCCGAGACATCGATATGTTTAGCTCCTGTGAACACCATATTTTACCGATAATCGGCCGCGCTCATGTTGCCTATATTCCTAACGGGAAAGTGATCGGTTTATCGAAAATTGCCCGCATCTGTGAAATGTACGCCAGACGACTGCAAGTACAGGAACGTTTAACCGCACAAATTGCCGATGCTTTGCAAGGATTACTACAACCTCAAGGGGTAGCTGTGGTGATTGAAGCGACTCATATGTGTATGGTAATGCGCGGGGTTGAAAAACCCGGTTCTTGGACTTCTACGAGTGCCGTGCGCGGTATTTTTGCCGATTCTGCTAAGACTCGTCAAGAGTTTATGAGTTTGATTCGTCATAGTCCCGATTTTCACTAA
- the def gene encoding peptide deformylase yields MLRYLTITQLGNPILQQKAAAIDNLLDADCQNLIDSLITTVQAAHGVGIAAPQVARSLRLFIVASGPNPRYPDAPMMPPTAVINPRILRVSEEMVKGWEGCLSVPNLRGFVPRHQWIEVAYCDRNGREIRQLFRDFVARIFQHELTHRKFWV; encoded by the coding sequence TTGCTTAGGTACTTAACAATCACCCAATTAGGAAATCCAATTCTACAGCAAAAAGCAGCAGCGATCGATAATCTTCTCGATGCTGACTGTCAAAATTTGATCGATTCCCTGATTACCACCGTGCAAGCTGCCCACGGGGTGGGAATCGCCGCGCCCCAAGTTGCTCGGTCTCTGCGTCTGTTTATCGTTGCTTCTGGTCCCAATCCTCGTTATCCCGACGCTCCGATGATGCCACCCACTGCCGTGATTAATCCTCGCATTTTGCGGGTCAGCGAGGAAATGGTCAAGGGTTGGGAAGGTTGCCTCAGTGTCCCCAATTTACGCGGTTTTGTCCCCCGTCATCAGTGGATCGAGGTGGCCTATTGCGATCGCAATGGTCGCGAAATCCGTCAACTTTTCAGGGATTTTGTCGCGCGCATCTTTCAACACGAATTAACTCATCGGAAATTTTGGGTCTGA
- the dnaA gene encoding chromosomal replication initiator protein DnaA, with protein sequence MDSSTQQLWHHLLERLKLLLSRPAFETWFQTATVKEWQNDRLVIQAANPFILNHLQKNYLSTIAEVVEDIVGYPVEIQLTAQQGDLIAIFQPNSSLESELPPSNQLNPKYNFSRFVVGPTNRMAHAAALAVAELPGREFNPLFLCGGVGLGKTHLMQAIGHYRLELYPQSKVFYVSTEQFTNDLITAIRQDSMESFRNHYRHADILLVDDLQFIEGKEYTQEEFFHTFNTLHEAGKQVVLASDRLPKQIPSLQDRLISRFSMGLVADIQAPDIETRMAILQKKAEYENLRLPREVIEYIAVNYTSNIRELEGALIRATTYISISGLPMTVENIAPVLNPPMAKISTSPDIIMAVVAEKFQLSIADLKGNSRRREISFARQIGMYLMRQHTDLSLPRIGEEFGGKDHTTVIYSCDKINLSQHQDRQLQEILAQLIERINSLSRNQ encoded by the coding sequence GTGGATAGCAGCACCCAACAACTTTGGCATCATCTCCTAGAGCGTCTAAAATTACTATTATCCCGTCCCGCTTTCGAGACTTGGTTTCAAACGGCGACGGTTAAAGAATGGCAAAACGATCGCTTAGTAATTCAGGCTGCCAATCCTTTTATTCTTAACCATCTTCAGAAAAATTATCTGTCAACAATTGCCGAAGTAGTGGAGGATATCGTCGGTTATCCCGTCGAGATTCAACTAACGGCACAACAGGGCGATTTAATCGCTATTTTCCAGCCTAACAGTAGCTTAGAATCAGAATTACCCCCCAGTAATCAACTTAACCCTAAATATAATTTTTCCCGTTTTGTTGTCGGCCCAACTAATCGCATGGCCCATGCGGCCGCTTTAGCGGTGGCGGAATTACCCGGACGCGAATTTAACCCGCTTTTTCTCTGTGGTGGGGTGGGGTTAGGTAAAACCCATTTAATGCAAGCGATCGGTCATTATCGTCTAGAATTATATCCTCAATCCAAGGTTTTTTATGTATCGACGGAACAATTTACTAATGATTTAATCACCGCTATCCGTCAAGATAGTATGGAAAGTTTTCGTAATCATTATCGTCATGCCGATATATTATTAGTGGATGATCTGCAATTTATTGAAGGAAAAGAATACACTCAAGAAGAATTTTTTCATACCTTTAATACCCTGCACGAAGCGGGAAAACAGGTGGTTTTAGCCTCCGATCGCTTGCCCAAACAGATTCCCAGTTTACAGGATCGTTTAATTTCTCGCTTTTCTATGGGATTAGTGGCCGATATCCAAGCACCAGATATCGAAACTCGCATGGCAATTTTACAAAAAAAGGCCGAGTACGAAAATCTGCGTCTCCCAAGAGAAGTTATCGAATATATTGCCGTTAATTATACTTCTAATATTCGCGAATTAGAGGGGGCATTAATCCGAGCTACTACTTATATTTCTATCTCCGGATTGCCGATGACGGTAGAAAATATTGCGCCGGTTTTAAATCCACCAATGGCCAAAATTTCCACTTCTCCCGATATTATTATGGCGGTAGTAGCGGAAAAATTTCAACTCTCGATCGCTGATCTAAAGGGAAATTCCCGCCGGCGAGAAATTAGTTTTGCTCGACAGATTGGGATGTATTTGATGCGTCAACACACGGATTTAAGTTTACCGCGCATTGGCGAAGAATTTGGCGGCAAAGATCACACCACCGTTATTTATAGCTGTGATAAAATCAACCTTTCCCAACATCAAGATCGACAATTACAAGAAATCTTAGCCCAACTAATCGAGCGAATTAACTCCCTCAGTCGCAATCAGTAG
- a CDS encoding heme o synthase, with protein sequence MTGTQALRHHDNFLQVAKSYYQLTKPRIIPLLLITTAAAMEIASKGQVSPLLLFLTLLGGTLAAAAAQTLNCIYDRDIDHTMLRTRARPIPSGRVQPLHALIFALVLASLSLALFVFFVNTLSGFLAMTGIAFYMLIYTHLLKRHSVQNIVIGGAAGSIPPLVGWAAVTGDLGWIPWILFAIIFLWTPPHFWALALMIKDDYAEVDIPMMPVVKGEEATSEQIWLYTLIVVPFTFLLIYPLAACGVVYGLAALVLGFVFLKKAWQLKQNPFDRDMARSLFKYSILYMMLLCTAMVIDSLPMTSRLLATIASLFPCS encoded by the coding sequence ATGACTGGAACTCAAGCCCTTCGCCACCACGATAATTTTTTACAAGTCGCTAAAAGTTATTATCAACTCACCAAACCGCGAATTATTCCTCTACTACTGATTACCACGGCCGCTGCCATGGAAATCGCCTCTAAAGGTCAGGTTTCCCCCCTATTACTCTTTCTTACTCTCCTCGGTGGCACTCTCGCCGCCGCCGCCGCTCAAACCTTAAACTGCATCTATGATCGCGACATCGATCACACCATGCTTCGCACCCGCGCCCGTCCTATTCCCTCCGGTCGCGTGCAACCCCTCCACGCCCTCATTTTTGCCCTCGTTTTAGCCTCCCTTTCCCTAGCACTTTTTGTCTTTTTTGTCAATACTTTGAGCGGATTTTTAGCAATGACCGGTATCGCATTTTATATGCTGATTTATACCCATCTGCTCAAGCGTCATAGTGTCCAAAATATTGTTATCGGTGGCGCAGCTGGCTCGATTCCTCCCCTCGTCGGTTGGGCGGCAGTAACGGGCGATCTCGGTTGGATTCCTTGGATTTTATTCGCCATTATTTTCCTTTGGACTCCTCCCCATTTTTGGGCTTTGGCTTTAATGATCAAGGATGATTATGCGGAAGTAGATATCCCGATGATGCCCGTAGTTAAAGGAGAAGAAGCCACTAGCGAGCAGATTTGGCTCTATACTTTAATCGTCGTTCCTTTCACTTTCCTCCTGATTTATCCCTTGGCTGCCTGTGGTGTTGTTTATGGTCTAGCGGCTTTGGTTTTAGGGTTTGTTTTCCTGAAAAAAGCTTGGCAATTAAAACAGAATCCTTTTGATCGAGACATGGCTCGATCGCTGTTTAAATATTCCATTCTTTACATGATGTTATTATGTACAGCTATGGTGATCGATAGTTTACCCATGACCTCTCGTCTCCTCGCTACAATTGCCAGTTTATTCCCCTGTAGTTAA
- a CDS encoding COX15/CtaA family protein has translation MTESVFNPTPLRETGNIQVWMRRLVWKIAIATFALMVVGAATRVMNAGLACPDWPLCYGQWIPSQQMNLQVFLEWFHRLDASLIGFSTIALVGLSWWYRRHLPPWLLPSAIAALALILLQGVLGGLTVTQLLRFDIVTAHLATALLFFSTLIVIATCLTPYRGTGTVGKLTGMGVVATGLVYLQCLLGGLVGSRWAAHQCLTVSQLCPVMNSHIIGVFPATISVLTLVFFAWRAAAIHPLLKKLAFSAGGLVALQVFLGVATLKLHLQVEPLTITHHSIGALLVGTLVAFTTFALRDRSFAPK, from the coding sequence ATGACCGAATCTGTTTTTAACCCGACACCCCTAAGAGAAACCGGCAATATTCAGGTGTGGATGCGCCGCTTAGTCTGGAAAATTGCGATCGCTACTTTCGCCCTCATGGTAGTGGGCGCTGCCACCAGAGTTATGAACGCCGGTTTAGCTTGTCCCGATTGGCCTCTCTGTTACGGTCAATGGATTCCCAGTCAGCAGATGAATCTACAGGTATTTCTGGAGTGGTTTCATCGTCTCGATGCCTCTTTGATCGGGTTTAGTACGATCGCTCTCGTCGGTCTGTCTTGGTGGTATCGTCGCCATCTTCCCCCTTGGCTGTTGCCCTCTGCGATCGCTGCCTTGGCTTTAATTCTCCTGCAAGGAGTACTAGGAGGATTAACCGTCACCCAATTACTGCGATTTGACATCGTAACCGCCCATTTAGCCACAGCTTTGCTCTTTTTCTCCACCCTAATCGTCATTGCTACTTGTCTGACTCCCTACCGTGGCACCGGTACAGTCGGGAAACTAACTGGGATGGGAGTGGTCGCCACCGGTCTAGTTTATCTGCAATGTCTCCTCGGCGGTCTCGTCGGTTCCCGTTGGGCAGCCCATCAGTGTTTAACGGTTTCCCAACTCTGTCCGGTGATGAATAGCCACATTATCGGGGTTTTTCCCGCCACTATCTCGGTGTTAACCCTAGTTTTCTTCGCTTGGCGAGCTGCCGCTATCCATCCTCTCCTCAAAAAACTAGCTTTTAGCGCCGGGGGATTAGTCGCCCTACAGGTGTTTTTAGGCGTTGCCACCCTGAAACTGCATCTTCAGGTGGAACCCTTAACCATTACCCACCACAGCATCGGTGCGCTATTGGTGGGAACCCTCGTCGCTTTTACCACTTTTGCCCTTCGCGATCGTTCTTTCGCTCCTAAGTAA
- a CDS encoding cytochrome c oxidase subunit 3, whose amino-acid sequence MQGSTLEDSQLSVNYHQETVEHGHHGHPDHRLFGVVLFLVAESSIFLGLFAAFLFYRTMLPVWPPAGTPELELTLPTINTIILVSSSFVMHIGQKAIKQNNNAGLQLWFGITALMGIIFLCGQGYEYYHAEFGLTTNVFTSAFYALTGFHGLHVTFGLVLILSVLWRSRQKDHYSSQSHFGVEAAELYWHFVDVVWIILFLLVYLLR is encoded by the coding sequence ATGCAAGGTTCAACGCTCGAAGATTCTCAACTCTCTGTCAATTATCATCAGGAAACGGTGGAACACGGACATCATGGCCACCCGGATCATCGCTTGTTCGGTGTGGTTTTGTTTCTAGTGGCGGAAAGTTCCATCTTTTTAGGATTATTTGCCGCTTTCTTGTTCTACCGTACCATGTTACCCGTTTGGCCCCCCGCCGGCACGCCAGAATTAGAATTAACCCTACCGACAATTAACACGATTATTCTGGTGTCCAGTAGTTTTGTTATGCACATAGGACAAAAGGCGATTAAACAAAATAATAATGCCGGTTTACAATTGTGGTTCGGTATTACTGCCCTGATGGGCATTATCTTCCTTTGTGGTCAAGGATACGAATATTATCACGCTGAATTCGGTCTGACAACTAATGTTTTCACCAGCGCTTTTTATGCTTTAACCGGATTCCACGGTCTCCACGTTACTTTCGGTTTAGTGCTAATTCTATCGGTCCTCTGGCGTTCTCGTCAAAAAGACCACTATTCTAGTCAATCTCATTTTGGTGTGGAAGCGGCAGAATTATACTGGCATTTCGTCGATGTGGTCTGGATTATCCTGTTTTTACTGGTGTATCTCTTGAGATAA